The proteins below come from a single Megalops cyprinoides isolate fMegCyp1 chromosome 5, fMegCyp1.pri, whole genome shotgun sequence genomic window:
- the LOC118777646 gene encoding RGM domain family member B-like: protein MAVLLMLLFVTICFPGQCQLQLSQCHIQRCTTDFVSLTAHLSPSLEGFSGEFCKALRAYSACTQRTAKSCRGNLVFHSATLGISDLMSQRNCSKEGPTSSSRPEAPAEPCARWRDPRGGEGAHPAHLFCGLFGDPHLRTFRDHFQTCKVKGAWPLIDNNFLSVQVTNVPVVPGSLATATIKITMIFKPYQDCTDQKVYQVVTDDLPAAFTDGTVSGGSSSGRSLWIAERSPGRHVEIHADYIGVTIIVRQLGRYLTLAARVPREVAMAYDDTQDLQLCMDGCPAGERIDLEGWLPLLAPGSPHHMPWHQYWQQGPGAGLGHPGPWSSFTLESAMTACQELLEVRDIYFHSCVFDLLTTGDANFTSTAYNALKDMETLHPVRERWRIFLRSESPAPHPLHLKLCLLYTLILVFLLDFC, encoded by the exons ATGGCAGTGTTGCTGATGTTACTCTTTGTCACCATCTGCTTTCCAGGGCAGTGCCAGCTGCAGCTCAGTCAGTGCCACATCCAGAGGTGCACGACAGACTTCGTCTCTCTCACCGCCCACCTCAGCCCCTCCCTGGAGGGCTTCAGCGGTGAGTTCTGCAAAGCACTTCGGGCCTACTCGGCCTGCACCCAGCGCACTGCCAAGAGCTGCCGCGGCAACCTGGTCTTCCATTCAGCCACGCTTGGCATCAGTGACCTCATGAGCCAGCGCAACTGCTCCAAGGAAGGGCCCACCTCGTCCAGCCGCCCCGAGGCCCCCGCTGAGCCCTGCGCCCGCTGGCGCGACCCCCGAGGGGGTGAGGGCGCACACCCCGCCCACCTTTTCTGCGGTCTGTTTGGGGATCCCCACCTCAGGACTTTCAGGGACCACTTCCAGACCTGCAAGGTCAAGGGGGCGTGGCCTCTCATCGACAACAACTTCTTGTCAGTGCAGGTCACAAACGTTCCTGTGGTCCCTGGGTCCCTCGCTACGGCAACCATAAAG aTTACAATGATCTTTAAACCGTACCAGGACTGCACAGACCAGAAGGTGTACCAGGTGGTGACGGACGACCTGCCCGCGGCCTTCACGGACGGGACAGTGAGTGGGGGCAGTAGCAGCGGCCGCAGTCTCTGGATCGCGGAGAGGTCACCGGGCCGGCACGTGGAGATCCACGCCGACTACATTGGCGTCACCATCATCGTGCGGCAGCTGGGCCGCTACCTGACGCTGGCAGCGCGCGTGCCACGGGAGGTGGCCATGGCCTACGACGACACACAGGACCTGCAGCTCTGCATGGACGGCTGCCCTGCAGGAGAGCGCATAGATCTAGAGGGctggctccctctgctggcGCCGGGCTCACCCCACCACATGCCTTGGCACCAGTATTGGCAGCAGGGTCCTGGGGCCGGCCTGGGCCACCCGGGGCCGTGGAGCAGCTTCACCCTGGAGAGCGCTATGACTGCATGCCAGGAGCTCCTGGAAGTCAGGGATATCTACTTCCACTCCTGCGTGTTTGACCTCCTCACCACCGGGGACGCCAACTTCACATCCACCGCCTACAATGCCCTGAAAGACATGGAGACGCTCCACCCAGTGAGGGAACGCTGGCGTATTTTCCTCCGGTCAGAGTCCCCGGCGCCTCATCCCCTCCACCTCAAACTGTGCCTGCTCTACACTCTTATACTTGTGTTTCTCTTGGACTTCTGCTGA